The Punica granatum isolate Tunisia-2019 chromosome 4, ASM765513v2, whole genome shotgun sequence genome has a window encoding:
- the LOC116203841 gene encoding transcription factor bHLH91-like: MYVETDPDCFDPNDPYSIGEVADCLGFPQALQDPHESSTFEQTMGLHEDVHSNMENCYENNENDTHLMQGMIHDGAATNHLDNQALALGNHQAPIDNNWSYAAQNFDNGPPIMLPDGQIPMIAPTLDLLDLFHNLPPRSSAALLQNQPIPSLIEPIPMGVYDPLLHLAPHPPPPLMRDLFHSLPHGCYRGTSSLFGDGGDDDGGLLYHQNHHQETENGMLKFSQDINVCLGNGRERKATKHFTTDKEKRSQMNDKFAILMSLIPNPIKTDRASVVGEAIEYIKELLRTVDELKLLVEKKRCGMGSRRKRHRMEDGDMESCITDKPISEPDQSYSSALRSSWLQRKSKVTEVDVRIIDDEVTIKLVQRKKINCLLYVSRVLDELHLDLQHVAGGHIGEHYSFLFNSKIYEGSPVFASAIASKLIEAVDGQYAMSCPTGSY, from the exons ATGTATGTAGAGACTGATCCTGATTGCTTTGATCCAAATGATCCCTACTCCATTGGAGAAGTTGCGGACTGCCTTGGCTTTCCCCAGGCCCTGCAGGACCCCCATGAAAGCTCCACCTTTGAGCAGACGATGGGCCTCCATGAAGATGTTCATTCGAACATGGAGAACTGCTATGAAAACAATGAGAATGACACCCACTTGATGCAGGGCATGATCCATGATGGTGCTGCTACCAACCACCTCGACAATCAGGCCCTGGCTCTTGGCAATCATCAGGCTCCGATCGACAACAACTGGAGCTACGCGGCTCAGAACTTCGATAACGGCCCTCCTATCATGTTACCTGATGGGCAAATCCCGATGATCGCTCCAACCCTGGACCTCCTGGACCTATTCCACAACCTGCCGCCCCGATCATCTGCCGCTCTGCTTCAGAACCAGCCGATCCCATCCCTGATTGAACCTATTCCAATGGGGGTGTATGATCCGCTGCTGCACTTGGCCCCACATCCACCGCCACCTCTGATGCGAGACCTGTTCCACTCCCTGCCTCACGGGTGCTACCGGGGCACGAGCTCATTGTTCGGGGATGGAGGCGATGATGACGGAGGGCTCCTGTACCATCAAAATCATCATCAGGAGACGGAGAACGGGATGCTGAAGTTCAGTCAGGATATCAACGTTTGTCTGGGGAATGGGAGGGAGAGGAAAGCCACAAAGCACTTCACCACTGACAAGGAGAAAAGGTCCCAGATGAACGACAAGTTCGCCATCTTGATGAGTTTGATTCCTAATCCTATCAAG ACTGATAGGGCATCAGTAGTTGGCGAAGCCATAGAGTACATCAAGGAGCTCTTAAGGACTGTCGATGAGCTCAAGCTACTCGTCGAGAAGAAGAGATGTGGGATGGGAAGCAGGAGAAAGAGGCACAGAATGGAGGACGGCGACATGGAGAGCTGCATCACCGATAAGCCTATCAGTGAGCCCGACCAATCCTACAGTAGTGCCCTGAGGAGCTCGTGGCTCCAAAGGAAGTCCAAGGTGACTGAGGTTGATGTCCGAATAATTGACGATGAGGTCACCATCAAGCTCgtgcagaggaagaagatcaACTGCTTGCTTTATGTCTCGAGGGTGCTTGACGAGCTTCACCTGGACCTCCAACATGTTGCTGGCGGACACATTGGAGAGCACTATAGTTTCCTGTTCAACTCCAAG ATCTACGAAGGATCTCCGGTTTTCGCGAGCGCAATAGCAAGCAAGCTCATCGAGGCTGTGGATGGCCAATATGCGATGTCCTGCCCCACTGGCAGTTATTAA
- the LOC116202561 gene encoding transcription factor bHLH10-like: protein MKMYEETPCFGPDSNHPSPMVDSAIDFAHGSSSEEKQREPVLRLPVETQQEDEDEDEHLPNIGTHLLQEMTNNPCDHLSSLNWGSITAAAAYKMPRVFDTIDNEVQGFGALPNTSFPPTPAIFNHFTLQPQSAPLLFPSTRTVHDPTFDLNSPLGLHCAPPLALVRELFQSLPLSGEVLFGDGGEHDIAGEGREEGLVQVQNGGASELRGGRNGTKQQPANERERRSHMKERFNDLRMMIPNSTKTDRASVVGDSIEYIKELKRTVDELKLLLDRRRCGRERKDGKRQRMDQDQGDVNSCITNKLPGDPNMSYSTGLRSSMLRRKSKATEVDVRIVDDEVTVKLVLRRKINCLLHVSRVLDELQLDLQHVAGGQIGDHYSFLFNSKICEGSVFASTIAGKLIDAVDGHYAVAPPDQ from the exons ATGAAGATGTACGAGGAGACTCCGTGCTTTGGTCCTGACAGCAATCATCCCTCGCCCATGGTGGACTCTGCTATCGACTTTGCCCATGGAAGCAGCTCTGAAGAAAAGCAGAGGGAACCCGTCTTGAGACTCCCCGTTGAAACCCAACAAGAAGACGAAGACGAAGACGAGCATCTCCCTAATATCGGCACCCATTTGTTGCAGGAAATGACTAACAACCCCTGCGACCACCTCTCGTCTTTGAATTGGGGCTCTATcactgctgctgctgcctACAAGATGCCTCGGGTCTTCGATACTATTGACAATGAGGTCCAAGGCTTCGGGGCTCTGCCCAACACCTCGTTCCCTCCCACTCCGGCCATCTTCAACCACTTCACCCTGCAGCCCCAGTCAGCCCCTCTCCTGTTTCCCAGCACGCGAACGGTTCATGACCCGACGTTCGATTTGAATTCGCCGTTGGGCCTGCATTGTGCTCCTCCTCTTGCACTGGTGAGGGAGTTGTTCCAGTCCCTGCCGTTGAGTGGTGAAGTGTTGTTTGGTGATGGAGGAGAACACGATATCGCCGGTGAAGGGAGAGAAGAAGGGTTGGTTCAGGTACAGAACGGGGGAGCTTCAGAGCTCAGAGGGGGAAGGAATGGAACGAAGCAACAGCCCGCCAATGAGAGGGAGAGGCGGAGCCATATGAAAGAGAGGTTCAATGATCTGAGGATGATGATTCCCAACTCCACCAAG ACTGACAGAGCATCAGTGGTGGGAGATAGCATTGAGTACATCAAGGAGCTCAAGAGGACCGTCGATGAGCTCAAACTACTTTTGGACAGGAGGAGATGCGGAAGGGAGAGGAAGGACGGCAAGAGACAAAGAATGGATCAGGACCAGGGGGATGTGAACAGCTGTATCACCAACAAGCTTCCGGGTGACCCCAACATGTCCTATAGCACTGGCCTGAGGAGCTCTATGCTCCGGAGGAAATCAAAAGCCACAGAGGTCGATGTTCGAATTGTCGATGACGAAGTCACGGTCAAACTCGTGCTGCGGAGGAAGATCAACTGCTTGCTTCATGTCTCGAGGGTACTTGATGAGCTTCAGTTGGACCTCCAGCACGTCGCCGGTGGCCAAATCGGTGACCACTACAGCTTCTTGTTCAACTCTAAG ATCTGTGAAGGGTCTGTTTTCGCGAGCACTATTGCCGGCAAGCTCATCGATGCCGTGGATGGACACTATGCTGTGGCTCCACCCGACCAATAG